A genomic region of Raphanus sativus cultivar WK10039 chromosome 6, ASM80110v3, whole genome shotgun sequence contains the following coding sequences:
- the LOC108806354 gene encoding proteasome subunit beta type-3-A, with the protein MQIFEYNGSAVVAMVGKNCFAIASDRRLGVQLQTIATDFQRISKIHDRVFIGLSGLATDVQTLYQRLVFRHKLYQLREERDMKPDTFASLVSAILYEKRFGPYLCQPVIAGLGEDDKPFICTMDSIGAKELAKDFVVSGTASESLYGACEAMYKPDMEAEELFETISQALLSSVDRDCLSGWGGHVYVVTPTEIKERILKGRMD; encoded by the exons ATGCAGATCTTCGAGTACAATGGAAGTGCAGTTGTAGCTATGGTAGGGAAGAACTGCTTCGCCATCGCCAGTGATCGAAGGCTCGGTGTGCAGCTACAGACTATCGCCACCGATTTCCAGAGAATCTCCAAGATCCACGATCGCGTCTTCATCGGACTCTCTGGTCTCGCCACCGATGTCCAAACACT GTACCAGCGCTTGGTGTTTCGTCATAAGCTGTACCAGCTTCGTGAAGAGAGAGACATGAAGCCTGACACTTTCGCTAGTCTCGTCTCTGCCATTCTTTACGAGAAgag atTTGGTCCTTACTTGTGCCAACCAGTGATTGCTGGCTTGGGAGAAGATGACAAGCCCTTCATCTGTACCATGGACTCCATTGGTGCCAA GGAGCTGGCTAAAGATTTTGTTGTGTCTGGAACTGCTTCAGAATCATTGTATGGTGCCTGCGAAGCAATGTACAAGCCTGATATG GAAGCGGAGGAACTGTTTGAGACGATATCGCAAGCGCTTCTCTCGTCAGTTGACCGTGATTGTCTAAGTGGTTGGGGAGGCCATGTTTACGTTGT AACACCTACTGAGATTAAAGAGAGGATCCTAAAGGGAAGGATGGATTAA
- the LOC108813471 gene encoding MAR-binding filament-like protein 1 isoform X2, producing the protein MSGVSSVLWLSHRPKKVHQLQIHAFIMFLTPSATISASICRHLLSNGVSTDMKREEKKMDGLRTCSAPSHPLHSSRFLPKSKRRRPPSASLRPHDVVALKRRAFVIAGLSVIPFFQLRSPALADERDDSEIKTSKLIQETEVAVSEGTSSPNTFLSLLNGLGIFSSGVLGALCALDRKDTKLLNKPSNL; encoded by the exons ATGTCCGGTGTTAGTTCCGTCCTTTGGCTTTCACACCGTCCAAAGAAAGTACACCAATTACAGATCCATGCATTTATCATGTTCTTAACTCCTTCAGCCACAATTTCTGCATCAATATGTCGTCATCTTCTGAGTAACGGTGTGTCTACGGATATGAAAAG agaagaaaagaagatggaTGGTCTCCGCACTTGCTCCGCCCCTTCTCATCCTCTCCACTCTTCTCGCTTCCTCCCTAAGTCCAAGCGTCGCCGACCACCATCTGCTTCTCTACGCCCCCACGACGTCGTTGCCCTCAAAAGAAGAGCCTTTGTTATTGCGGGTCTCTCCGTTATTCCCTTCTTCCAGCTTCGATCTCCTGCTCTGGCCGATGAAA gAGATGACAGTGAGATTAAGACATCAAAGCTTATTCAAGAAACTGAG GTTGCAGTTAGTGAAGGAACATCATCTCCAAATACTTTTCTCTCACTCCTAAATGGTCTTGGAATTTTTAGTTCTGGTGTTCTTGGTGCCCTCTGTGCACTTGATCGGAAAGATACAAAGCTGCTCAACAAACCATCGAATCT CTAA
- the LOC108813471 gene encoding MAR-binding filament-like protein 1 isoform X1 → MSGVSSVLWLSHRPKKVHQLQIHAFIMFLTPSATISASICRHLLSNGVSTDMKREEKKMDGLRTCSAPSHPLHSSRFLPKSKRRRPPSASLRPHDVVALKRRAFVIAGLSVIPFFQLRSPALADESELLFCIDVKKIVIFHCREYFLSLFFILQEMTVRLRHQSLFKKLSSGVLGALCALDRKDTKLLNKPSNL, encoded by the exons ATGTCCGGTGTTAGTTCCGTCCTTTGGCTTTCACACCGTCCAAAGAAAGTACACCAATTACAGATCCATGCATTTATCATGTTCTTAACTCCTTCAGCCACAATTTCTGCATCAATATGTCGTCATCTTCTGAGTAACGGTGTGTCTACGGATATGAAAAG agaagaaaagaagatggaTGGTCTCCGCACTTGCTCCGCCCCTTCTCATCCTCTCCACTCTTCTCGCTTCCTCCCTAAGTCCAAGCGTCGCCGACCACCATCTGCTTCTCTACGCCCCCACGACGTCGTTGCCCTCAAAAGAAGAGCCTTTGTTATTGCGGGTCTCTCCGTTATTCCCTTCTTCCAGCTTCGATCTCCTGCTCTGGCCGATGAAAGTGAGTTACTCTTCTGCattgatgtaaaaaaaattgttatcttTCATTGTCGTgagtactttctctctctcttttttattttacaggAGATGACAGTGAGATTAAGACATCAAAGCTTATTCAAGAAACTGAG TTCTGGTGTTCTTGGTGCCCTCTGTGCACTTGATCGGAAAGATACAAAGCTGCTCAACAAACCATCGAATCT CTAA
- the LOC108806353 gene encoding urease accessory protein F has protein sequence MANPIGEDAIRERDASRASSCTQWSQWQLLDSILPTGGFAHSFGLEAAVQTRLVSSPTDLETHIIHVLDNTASLLLPFVYSSLKSPDIETWQRLDLLLDTTLTNQVSSKASISQGSALLRIAASVFTEIPSLKIIRDASLGSKELRFHHAPIFGLVCGLLGMDSETSQRAYLFVTLRDVVSAATRLNLVGPMGASVMQHRIAIVAETVLEKWKDRDASEACQTSPLLDVVQGCHGYLFSRLFCS, from the coding sequence ATGGCAAACCCGATTGGAGAAGACGCAATACGCGAGAGGGATGCGTCAAGAGCCTCCTCTTGTACGCAGTGGAGCCAGTGGCAATTACTCGATTCCATTTTACCGACCGGAGGCTTCGCTCATTCCTTCGGTCTCGAAGCAGCTGTTCAGACACGTTTAGTTTCGTCTCCAACAGATCTCGAAACCCACATCATACATGTCTTGGACAACACAGCTAGCTTACTCCTTCCTTTTGTCTACTCTTCCCTCAAATCCCCCGACATAGAAACATGGCAAAGACTCGATCTTTTACTCGACACGACCTTGACGAACCAAGTCTCTTCAAAGGCATCGATCTCCCAAGGTTCAGCCTTGCTCCGAATCGCTGCTTCGGTTTTCACCGAGATCCCGTCTCTGAAGATTATCAGAGACGCCTCTCTGGGCTCCAAGGAGTTACGTTTCCACCATGCTCCCATCTTTGGGCTTGTATGTGGCTTGCTCGGTATGGATTCAGAGACTTCTCAGAGGGCTTACCTGTTTGTTACGCTGAGAGATGTTGTATCGGCTGCAACCAGGTTGAACTTAGTGGGACCGATGGGTGCTTCGGTGATGCAGCATCGTATCGCGATTGTGGCTGAAACCGTTTTAGAGAAATGGAAGGATCGAGATGCTAGTGAAGCGTGTCAGACGTCTCCTTTGCTAGATGTTGTGCAAGGTTGTCACGGTTACTTGTTTTCTAGATTGTTTTGCTCTTGA
- the LOC108809693 gene encoding WAT1-related protein At1g21890 — protein sequence MESEKMWGGLMNRVKPYLAMISMQFGYAGMYIITMVSLKHGMNHYILAVYRHAIATVVIAPFALFHERKTRPKMTFRIFLQIALLGFIEPVLDQNLYYVGMTYTSATFASATANVLPAITFVLAIIFRLESVNFKKVRSIAKVVGTVITVSGALLMTLYKGPIIDFIKFGGGGGGGGDGAGGPHGGAASADLDKHWVPGTLMLLGRTFGWAGFFILQSFTLKEYPAELSLTALICLMGTLEGTAVSLVTVRDLSAWKIGFDSNLFAAAYSGVICSGVAYYVQGVVMRERGPVFVATFNPLCVVITAALGVVVLSESIHLGSVIGTIFIIVGLYTVVWGKSKDKRMADDGRKGLPIKFPVKEVDAGRVLAGKSEMKTKEDQETNKANQAEI from the exons ATGGAGAGTGAGAAAATGTGGGGAGGCTTAATGAATAGAGTGAAACCATACTTAGCAATGATATCTATGCAATTTGGTTATGCCGGTATGTACATAATCACCATGGTGTCTCTTAAGCATGGCATGAACCATTACATCCTGGCCGTTTACCGCCATGCAATCGCCACGGTCGTCATCGCTCCATTTGCTCTATTTCATGAAAG GAAAACAAGGCCGAAGATGACGTTCCGAATATTCCTTCAAATTGCGCTGCTCGGATTTATTGA GCCGGTGCTGGATCAGAATCTCTACTACGTCGGGATGACTTACACCTCAGCAACTTTCGCTTCTGCTACGGCTAATGTTCTTCCCGCCATCACCTTCGTCCTGGCCATCATTTTCag ATTAGAAAGCGTGAACTTTAAGAAGGTACGAAGCATAGCCAAAGTTGTCGGAACAGTAATTACAGTCTCCGGAGCACTTCTCATGACTCTCTACAAAGGTCCAATCATTGACTTTATAAAAttcggtggtggtggaggaggaggcggtGACGGTGCAGGAGGACCTCACGGTGGTGCAGCATCAGCTGATTTGGACAAACACTGGGTTCCGGGAACTCTAATGTTGTTGGGGAGAACTTTTGGTTGGGCCGGTTTCTTCATTCTCCAA TCGTTTACACTGAAGGAGTACCCAGCTGAGCTATCACTAACGGCGTTAATATGTTTAATGGGAACGTTAGAAGGAACCGCCGTCTCATTGGTAACGGTACGTGACCTGAGCGCTTGGAAAATCGGCTTCGACTCCAATCTCTTCGCCGCCGCTTACTCC GGGGTTATATGTTCGGGAGTGGCGTATTACGTGCAAGGAGTAGTGATGAGAGAAAGAGGACCCGTTTTCGTTGCGACATTTAATCCTCTTTGTGTCGTTATAACTGCAGCTCTTGGTGTTGTTGTCTTGTCTGAAAGTATCCATCTTGGAAG TGTGATTGGaacaatatttataattgtGGGCCTATACACTGTCGTATGGGGTAAGAGCAAAGACAAGAGAATGGCGGATGATGGTAGAAAAGGACTCCCGATTAAGTTTCCGGTTAAAGAGGTAGACGCCGGTAGAGTCTTAGCCGGAAAATCAGAGATGAAAACAAAGGAAGACCAGGAGACTAATAAGGCTAATCAAGCTGAGATTTGA
- the LOC108808295 gene encoding uncharacterized protein LOC108808295: MAVQVSKKIFSVLMIAILFTMMFSSQISHSYVIDEKCVKNCIVNICMKASTKATATICTTPCQKTCDPLGNEYFIVPRAGRDPIKTFCQTFSWVCGN; encoded by the coding sequence ATGGCAGTTCAAGTATCAAAGAAAATTTTCAGTGTTTTAATGATTGCAATTTTGTTTACAATGATGTTTTCATCACAAATATCACATTCTTATGTAATAGATGAGAAGTGTGTAAAAAATTGTATCGTGAATATATGTATGAAGGCATCAACAAAAGCAACTGCAACCATATGTACCACTCCATGCCAGAAAACATGTGATCCATTGGGTAATGAGTACTTCATCGTCCCTCGAGCTGGTCGTGATCCAATAAAAACCTTCTGTCAAACATTTAGCTGGGTATGCGGTAATTAG
- the LOC108806845 gene encoding auxilin-related protein 2: MDEFGVLTERYGIKPQGKSAPMAASKRPLGGRGGVNPKSTWNNKVSGNETDDIFFTSTSTNGNASSSSGFKDFDVFNKPNTKSSSFNLNDDDLMFSPNFGSSSEMKKTSSSSSSAQGLGVGFDDVDLFGASSKSSVNDVILGSFSTKQDADDLLGGFGLESNTWNQSGFDGLIPGFGASSHTTTSKTTTGSSDDDPFVVLESTTSSGLFVDPLDEFAASVSSHPSQASTKLKPPPKPTQKVDRVKSSGLSSIDELEDFAMGGTMRRSASASDTTREAEDAGAKQKKFVVDDLDSFFSSSNRSSSVPKSRTTTQAKKPNGVSSAKKPPAPANLVDDFSALFGEDPIFREFEEIPGESDERRKARWDREQRTKSRVAQAVADMNDRDHQSRIEQEQRTRISENVDAEIRRWATGKEGNMRALLSSLQIVLWPGCGWEAVSLTDLITSSAVKKVYRKATLYVHPDKVQQKGATLEQKYIAEKVFDILKEAWNKFNKEELS, encoded by the exons ATGGACGAGTTTGGTGTTCTAACGGAGCGTTACGGGATAAAACCCCAAGGTAAATCCGCTCCCATGGCTGCCTCCAAGCGTCCTCTCGGTGGTCGTGGTGGTGTTAATCCCAAATCGACGTGGAATAACAAGGTATCTGGTAACGAAACCGACGATATTTTCTTCACCTCGACTTCTACTAACGGGAACGCATCGAGTTCTAGTGGATTCAAAGATTTTGATGTCTTCAACAAGCCTAATACCAAGTCTTCCTCTTTTAACCTAAACGACGACGATTTGATGTTCTCGCCCAACTTTGGGAGTAGTTCGGAGATGAAGAagacatcttcttcttcttcttcagcgcAGGGTTTGGGTGTTGGTTTTGATGATGTTGATTTGTTTGGTGCCTCCTCTAAAAGCTCTGTTAATGATGTTATATTGGGGTCCTTCTCCACAAAGCAAGATGCTGATGATTTGCTGGGTGGGTTTGGTCTTGAATCCAATACCTGGAACCAGAGTGGTTTTGATGGACTCATACCTGGTTTTGGTGCTTCTTCTCACACCACTACCAG CAAGACTACTACTGGATCATCTGATGATGACCCTTTTGTGGTTCTAGAATCAACTACCTCTTCGGGTCTCTTCGTGGATCCACTTGATGAGTTTGCTGCTTCTGTCAGTTCTCACCCCTCACAGGCTTCTACAAAACTCAAACCTCCGCCTAAACCTACACAAAAAGTAGACAGAG TTAAGAGTTCAGGATTGTCTTCAATAGACGAACTTGAAGACTTTGCCATGGGTGGCACCATGCGTCGTAGCGCCTCCGCCTCCGACACTACCAGAGAAGCTGAAGATGCTGGAGCAAAGCAAAAAAAGTTTGTTGTAGATGACCTTGACTCCTTTTTCAGCTCTAGCAATCGGTCCAGCAGTGTTCCAAAATCACGGACAACAACTCAA GCAAAGAAGCCTAATGGGGTTTCTAGTGCAAAGAAGCCACCTGCTCCTGCAAACCTGGTGGATGACTTTTCTGCACTTTTTGGAG AGGATCCTATATTTAGAGAATTTGAGGAGATCCCAGGGGAAAGCGATGAACGCAGAAAGGCCAGATGGGATCGTGAACAGCGAACCAAGAGCCGTGTG GCACAAGCTGTAGCTGATATGAATGACCGTGATCACCAATCTCGGATTGAACAAGAACAGAGAACT AGGATTTCTGAGAATGTTGATGCTGAGATAAGGCGTTGGGCAACTGGGAAAGAAGGAAACATGCGTGCGCTGTTATCTTCCTTGCAAATC GTACTCTGGCCTGGATGTGGTTGGGAGGCTGTTTCTCTGACAGATTTGATCACTTCTTCAGCAGTCAAGAAGGTCTACAGAAAGGCAACGCTATATGTACATCCCGATAAAGTTCAGCAGAAAGGAGCCACCCTCGAACAAAAGTATATCGCCGAAAAGGTTTTCGACATTTTGAAG GAAGCTTGGAACAAGTTCAACAAAGAGGAACTCTCTTAA
- the LOC108808294 gene encoding uncharacterized protein LOC108808294 → MSMVEDGDQGPFKRPGAVPFNWEIRPGIPKIRTQHHDDGPILLQPPKKLSSLRITKPPPSPPLSSPAVSPFAPPSSFKLKPRQDSHSSGRPPTPYWRCSSARATTLDSGTAAALRQWSHFKSYLQFKKSKKTPDVKKNTGLDSTKTKTMEESDVFYDSETTFSPSSPLSSYLRMKRNESDLSSSEKRIILMMERDRLNWDVVL, encoded by the coding sequence atGTCAATGGTTGAAGATGGTGATCAAGGTCCTTTCAAGAGACCAGGAGCAGTGCCTTTTAACTGGGAGATCCGACCCGGTATACCCAAGATCCGAACCCAACACCACGACGATGGTCCCATTCTCCTTCAACCTCCCAAGAAACTTTCTTCTCTCCGAATAACAAAACCTCCACCGTCTCCTCCGTTGTCTTCTCCCGCAGTCTCTCCCTTTGCTCCTCCTTCCTCTTTCAAGCTCAAACCGCGTCAAGATTCCCACTCTTCAGGACGACCACCGACTCCATATTGGCGATGTTCATCAGCTCGAGCTACAACACTCGACTCCGGAACTGCTGCTGCTTTGCGCCAGTGGAGTCATTTCAAGTCATATCTTCAGTTCAAGAAGAGTAAGAAGACCCCCGACGTGAAGAAAAACACCGGTTTGGATTCGACGAAGACGAAAACAATGGAAGAATCTGACGTTTTCTATGACTCAGAGACGACGTTTTCCCCATCGTCCCCACTGTCTTCTTATTTACGTATGAAACGTAACGAATCTGATTTAAGCTCTTCTGAGAAAAGAATCATATTAATGATGGAACGTGACCGCCTCAATTGGGATGTGGTACTCTAG
- the LOC108813471 gene encoding MAR-binding filament-like protein 1 isoform X3, with protein sequence MDGLRTCSAPSHPLHSSRFLPKSKRRRPPSASLRPHDVVALKRRAFVIAGLSVIPFFQLRSPALADERDDSEIKTSKLIQETEVAVSEGTSSPNTFLSLLNGLGIFSSGVLGALCALDRKDTKLLNKPSNL encoded by the exons atggaTGGTCTCCGCACTTGCTCCGCCCCTTCTCATCCTCTCCACTCTTCTCGCTTCCTCCCTAAGTCCAAGCGTCGCCGACCACCATCTGCTTCTCTACGCCCCCACGACGTCGTTGCCCTCAAAAGAAGAGCCTTTGTTATTGCGGGTCTCTCCGTTATTCCCTTCTTCCAGCTTCGATCTCCTGCTCTGGCCGATGAAA gAGATGACAGTGAGATTAAGACATCAAAGCTTATTCAAGAAACTGAG GTTGCAGTTAGTGAAGGAACATCATCTCCAAATACTTTTCTCTCACTCCTAAATGGTCTTGGAATTTTTAGTTCTGGTGTTCTTGGTGCCCTCTGTGCACTTGATCGGAAAGATACAAAGCTGCTCAACAAACCATCGAATCT CTAA